Below is a window of bacterium DNA.
CCCACGTGAACGTGGGGACGATCGGCCACGTGGACCACGGCAAGACGACGCTGACGGCGGCGATCACGATGACGCTGGCGAAGCGGAACCCGAAGATCCAGGTCCGCTCGTTCGACTCGATCGACAACGCGCCGGAAGAGAAG
It encodes the following:
- a CDS encoding GTP-binding protein, with amino-acid sequence MAKEKFERTKPHVNVGTIGHVDHGKTTLTAAITMTLAKRNPKIQVRSFDSIDNAPEEK